The following coding sequences are from one Candidatus Cloacimonadota bacterium window:
- the rsmD gene encoding 16S rRNA (guanine(966)-N(2))-methyltransferase RsmD — protein sequence MQICFPQKEQEEMRIIAGKFKKANLFSVPGNISRPTTDFLKEVIFSVLPDCAQKTVLDLFAGTGSLGLESLSRGAISAVFVDVSSRAIHTINSNISKLNCEDICKVYHRRVSPFLKTCPEQFDLIFLDPPYNKNLVNKTIELICQKKVMKKKGKIIVEHSKKEIISEKWKTGLEYEKVSGESVISILHYGD from the coding sequence AATTATTGCTGGAAAATTTAAAAAAGCAAATTTATTTTCCGTTCCGGGAAATATCAGCCGTCCAACTACGGATTTTCTGAAAGAGGTTATCTTTTCCGTGCTTCCGGATTGTGCTCAAAAAACGGTTCTCGACCTTTTTGCAGGAACAGGTTCGCTTGGTTTGGAAAGTTTAAGTCGGGGAGCAATATCAGCAGTTTTTGTCGATGTCTCTTCAAGAGCAATTCACACGATTAACAGCAATATCAGTAAATTGAATTGCGAAGATATCTGTAAAGTCTATCATCGCAGAGTAAGTCCGTTTTTGAAGACCTGTCCCGAACAATTCGATCTGATCTTTCTCGATCCTCCTTATAATAAAAATTTGGTGAATAAAACAATAGAATTAATTTGTCAGAAAAAGGTTATGAAAAAAAAAGGAAAAATTATTGTCGAACATTCAAAAAAGGAGATAATTTCGGAAAAATGGAAAACAGGTCTCGAGTATGAAAAGGTTTCAGGAGAGAGTGTGATTTCGATATTACATTATGGGGATTAA
- a CDS encoding cysteine--tRNA ligase, giving the protein MKIYNTLTRKKEEFKPIEPGKIKMYNCGPTVYNYIHIGNARNNVVFDVIRRYFEFLGFDVTYVQNITDIDDKLIEQSISEKIPASEVAKKYIKAFFDDITKLGIKKLTHQPKATEYIGEMIKLIKTLEDKGFAYEKNGDVYFSVTSFKEYGKLSGKKIEDQKAGARVEANKLKKHPADFTLWKKAKPGEPNWGSPWGKGRPGWHTECVVMSRKFLGETFDIHGGGNDLIFPHHENELAQAEAISEKPLANYWIHNGFLDLEGEKMSKSLGNFFTVKDVLKKFDPETIRFFFLSKHYRSPIDFSEEILKESQQAMKNFYSILSEVDYLSFQTESPEYSAKQFKLKGKFTEAMDDDFNTAKAVAVLFEIVKIIRDLKTKSNADYKNYAHLLIELGSALGFFQNIEEKLKTNLDSISENLIELLIKYRKIFKQEKNWKFADMIRDDLKKTGIVLKDRKDGTDWSFEKN; this is encoded by the coding sequence ATGAAAATTTATAATACTTTAACAAGAAAAAAAGAAGAATTCAAACCCATAGAACCAGGGAAAATAAAAATGTATAATTGCGGTCCGACAGTCTATAATTACATTCATATCGGAAATGCTCGCAATAATGTTGTTTTCGATGTTATCCGCAGATATTTTGAGTTTCTTGGTTTTGATGTTACTTATGTGCAAAACATTACTGATATAGATGATAAACTTATAGAGCAGTCTATTTCCGAGAAAATTCCTGCTTCTGAAGTTGCGAAAAAATATATTAAAGCATTTTTTGATGATATTACAAAACTGGGTATCAAGAAACTTACTCATCAACCCAAAGCAACCGAATATATCGGAGAAATGATCAAATTGATCAAAACTCTTGAGGATAAAGGTTTTGCTTATGAGAAAAACGGTGATGTTTACTTTTCGGTTACTTCCTTTAAAGAATATGGAAAATTATCCGGGAAAAAGATAGAAGACCAGAAAGCAGGAGCAAGAGTGGAAGCGAATAAACTAAAAAAACATCCGGCAGATTTTACACTCTGGAAGAAGGCAAAACCCGGAGAACCAAATTGGGGAAGTCCCTGGGGAAAAGGTCGTCCCGGCTGGCATACGGAATGTGTTGTGATGTCGAGAAAATTTCTGGGAGAAACTTTCGATATTCACGGCGGAGGTAATGATTTGATCTTTCCGCATCACGAGAATGAACTGGCGCAGGCAGAAGCGATTTCCGAAAAACCTCTGGCAAACTACTGGATACATAACGGTTTTCTCGATCTGGAAGGAGAAAAAATGTCCAAAAGTCTGGGTAATTTTTTCACAGTAAAAGATGTTCTAAAAAAATTTGATCCGGAAACGATCAGGTTCTTTTTCCTTTCTAAACATTATCGTAGTCCCATCGATTTCAGTGAAGAAATTCTCAAAGAATCCCAGCAGGCGATGAAGAATTTCTATTCAATTTTATCAGAAGTAGATTATTTATCATTCCAAACTGAAAGTCCTGAATATTCTGCAAAACAATTCAAATTAAAAGGTAAATTCACCGAAGCTATGGATGATGATTTTAATACTGCAAAAGCAGTTGCTGTGCTTTTTGAAATCGTGAAAATTATTCGTGATCTAAAAACGAAATCAAATGCAGATTATAAAAATTATGCTCATTTATTGATCGAACTCGGTTCAGCACTCGGTTTCTTCCAAAATATCGAGGAAAAACTTAAAACGAATTTAGACTCGATTTCCGAAAATTTGATCGAACTGCTGATCAAATACAGAAAAATATTCAAGCAGGAGAAAAACTGGAAATTTG